From a single Tachypleus tridentatus isolate NWPU-2018 chromosome 6, ASM421037v1, whole genome shotgun sequence genomic region:
- the LOC143252197 gene encoding gem-associated protein 8-like, translated as MTNFNSPSIRNYHHLYCRYWTFYDEMVSWCYHNKTITTNFRPVTVKHNLCSCSFRDGEHFELKNKCKHRNQETKCCCVRSSVINCNYSSKYRNCINSNSSSSDSGDSQTLLMKDLSENHENSTDISSEDELEMKITEDMMAFFEHSARHKAEVALKKHRNSMEEDYCVDLEKLSVAGPLQRSTQPPAVQPNSRRIKEMKELYGEATPTIYGMETSLQLTFDKFCDLKQPKLWPNIPLKF; from the exons ATGACTAACTTTAATAGCCCATCCATCAGGAATTACCATCATCTTTATTGCCGATACTGGACTTTTTATGATGAAATGGTTAGTTGGTGCTATCACAACAAAACAATAACCACGAACTTTCGTCCAGTTACAGTAAAACATAATCTATGCAGTTGTTCATTCAGAGATGGTGAGCACTTTGAGTTGAAGAATAAGTGTAAACATAGAAACCAAGAAACTAAGTGTTGCTGTGTCAGATCATCtgtaattaattgtaattactCAAGCAAGTATAGAAACTGTATAAATTCTAATAGTTCTTCTAGTGATTCAGGAGATTCTCAGACACTTCTTATGAAAGATCTCTCAGAAAACCATGAAAATTCAACAGACATTTCAAGTGAAGATGAATTAGAGATGAAGATCACTGAAGACATGATGGCTTTCTTCGAACATTCTGCCAGACATAAAGCAGAAGTTG CATTGAAAAAACATAGGAATAGCATGGAGGAAGATTACTGTGTGGATCTAGAAAAGT tgTCAGTTGCTGGTCCTCTTCAACGAAGCACACAACCACCTGCAGTTCAGCCCAACAGCAGAAGAATTAAGGAAATGAAAGAACTGTATGGAGAAGCTACACCAACTATTTATGGGATGGAAACTTCTTTGCAGTTAACCTTTGATAAGTTCTGTGACTTAAAGCAACCTAAACTTTGGCCAAACATACCTTTAAAATTTTaa